A window of the Ferrimicrobium sp. genome harbors these coding sequences:
- a CDS encoding SDR family NAD(P)-dependent oxidoreductase, with amino-acid sequence MDIRGEVAVISGGASGLGLATASALADAGATVVIADRNEAAGKEAVERLGRGARFVPTDVADGDAVEHLMSEAAKVGTMRLVVNCAGIGIAERTIDRNGRPHDLESFERVLRVNLFGTFNLLRHGASYLSKVEPRDGQRGLVINTASIAAYDGQIGQIAYAASKGGIVGLTLPAARDLSSVGVRVVTIAPGIMDTPLLGTLPEEVRLALGASVPFPKRLGVPSDFAKLVLSIVDNDYLNGEVIRLDGALRMPPR; translated from the coding sequence ATGGATATACGCGGAGAGGTCGCTGTCATCAGTGGTGGAGCATCGGGCTTGGGACTCGCTACGGCGTCTGCGCTGGCCGATGCCGGTGCAACGGTAGTAATCGCCGATCGTAACGAAGCGGCTGGTAAAGAGGCAGTGGAGAGACTCGGTCGTGGTGCACGCTTCGTCCCCACCGACGTCGCCGATGGGGACGCAGTCGAGCACCTCATGTCGGAGGCTGCCAAGGTTGGCACCATGCGGCTGGTAGTGAATTGTGCTGGCATTGGGATTGCCGAGCGAACAATCGATCGTAACGGCAGGCCGCATGATTTAGAGAGTTTTGAACGCGTGCTGCGTGTCAACCTCTTTGGCACGTTCAATCTTCTTCGTCATGGGGCCAGCTATCTCTCGAAGGTTGAGCCACGCGATGGTCAGCGAGGGTTGGTCATCAACACGGCCTCCATCGCCGCCTATGACGGACAGATAGGGCAGATTGCCTATGCCGCATCTAAGGGGGGTATCGTCGGGCTCACACTTCCAGCAGCCCGAGATCTCTCCAGTGTGGGGGTTCGCGTTGTCACGATTGCCCCTGGAATCATGGATACACCCTTGTTGGGTACGCTGCCAGAGGAGGTGCGGCTTGCGCTCGGTGCCTCGGTGCCGTTTCCAAAGCGTTTGGGCGTCCCGAGTGACTTTGCCAAGCTGGTGCTCTCGATCGTCGATAATGATTATCTCAATGGAGAGGTGATCAGGTTGGACGGTGCTCTTCGGATGCCTCCCCGCTAG
- a CDS encoding aldo/keto reductase translates to MRYREVGGVRFSVIGLGTWQFGSAEWGYGSEYADRVAFELVEEALALGINLFDTAEMYGFGRSERILGQALGSHRRDALVATKYAPILPLRGIGRKHARNSAARLGIEEIDLYQLHFPNPAFSLSAQVNEFALMLHAGDIRMLGVSNYSLGAWQRTQASVNVPLWTNQVHLSLFARKPVREMVPWATAHDRLVIAYSPLEQGLLAGRYDIDARPSNMRRLRREFQDRTLMAFRPVRAVMERIATSHGASIAQVALAWVLSHESVVAIPGASSVAQLRSNVEAADLILTDEEYLDLLEVAHRMWPERTWGR, encoded by the coding sequence GTGAGGTATCGGGAAGTAGGCGGTGTCCGGTTTAGCGTGATTGGGCTCGGCACGTGGCAATTTGGTTCTGCGGAGTGGGGCTACGGGAGCGAATACGCGGATCGTGTCGCGTTCGAGTTGGTTGAGGAGGCCCTCGCGTTGGGCATCAACCTGTTCGATACCGCTGAAATGTATGGCTTTGGCCGGTCTGAGCGCATTCTTGGCCAAGCCCTTGGTTCCCATCGACGCGATGCCTTGGTGGCGACAAAGTATGCCCCGATCTTGCCATTACGTGGCATTGGGAGAAAGCACGCGAGAAACTCGGCGGCGCGCCTTGGGATTGAGGAGATTGACCTCTATCAGCTCCATTTCCCGAATCCAGCATTTTCGTTGTCGGCCCAGGTCAATGAGTTTGCCCTGATGTTGCACGCTGGGGATATCCGAATGCTTGGGGTCTCGAATTATTCGCTCGGCGCATGGCAGCGTACCCAGGCATCGGTCAACGTTCCACTTTGGACCAACCAGGTCCACCTATCGCTGTTTGCAAGAAAGCCGGTGCGCGAGATGGTCCCATGGGCGACTGCTCACGACCGATTGGTTATCGCCTACTCTCCCCTCGAGCAGGGTCTGCTCGCTGGTCGTTACGATATCGACGCAAGGCCGAGCAACATGCGACGATTGAGGCGTGAATTTCAGGATCGCACCCTGATGGCATTTCGCCCGGTGCGAGCGGTTATGGAGCGTATAGCCACAAGCCATGGAGCATCGATAGCGCAGGTGGCTCTCGCGTGGGTACTGTCGCACGAGTCGGTGGTCGCAATCCCTGGGGCTTCATCGGTAGCCCAGCTTCGTTCCAATGTTGAGGCAGCCGACTTGATCCTGACCGATGAGGAGTACCTCGATTTGTTGGAGGTTGCGCATCGTATGTGGCCAGAGCGAACCTGGGGTCGCTAG